Proteins co-encoded in one Deltaproteobacteria bacterium genomic window:
- a CDS encoding DUF3293 domain-containing protein, producing the protein MTQKKSHETPRPEINESQNEKLRSDITKLGFDSMHALGSDPNSDHAEKSWAVIGLSNEEAIYLGKKYGQVAVFLITESQQSVLGCFSDWEVSRRF; encoded by the coding sequence GTGACCCAGAAAAAGTCGCACGAAACCCCACGACCGGAAATAAATGAATCCCAAAACGAAAAACTTCGCTCCGATATCACAAAACTTGGTTTTGATTCAATGCACGCACTCGGAAGTGACCCAAATTCGGATCACGCAGAAAAAAGTTGGGCAGTAATCGGACTGTCAAACGAGGAAGCAATTTACCTTGGAAAGAAATACGGCCAGGTTGCCGTTTTTTTGATCACTGAATCACAACAGTCGGTGCTTGGATGTTTCAGTGATTGGGAAGTTAGTCGTAGGTTCTGA